One window of Desulfarculus baarsii DSM 2075 genomic DNA carries:
- a CDS encoding restriction endonuclease subunit S has product MSTQSLKPGWKMVKFGEVVKNANLVEREPEANGVEKIVGLEHIDPENLHIRRWNSVVDGTSFTRKFVPGQTLFGKRRAYQRKVAYAEFEGICSGDILTFEPKNRKVLLPELLPFICQSNAFFDHALGTSAGSLSPRTSWTALQDFEFQLPPLDEQKRIAEILWAADEAFNQHQQSNDNLMSVKRTLLSRLTVRGIGQQATQHTRLGEIPVHWRLATVEDVTSICQYGLSIPLNESGQYPILRMMNYDDGRIIANDLKYVDLDDSDFNSFKVHKGDILFNRTNSADLVGKVGIFDLEGDYVFASYLVRLRADEDQILPDFLNYYLNSGLGQRRLLAYATPGVSQTNISAGNLKKVLVPLPPMEEQKQIVEVLNNLELRKHLQRNHVAEAQKCLAALINNLVGATIAEEVSHV; this is encoded by the coding sequence ATGAGCACACAATCCCTGAAGCCTGGCTGGAAGATGGTCAAGTTCGGCGAGGTGGTGAAGAACGCCAACCTCGTGGAGCGTGAGCCCGAGGCCAATGGCGTTGAAAAAATCGTCGGGCTTGAACACATCGACCCCGAGAATCTGCATATCCGGCGCTGGAACTCCGTTGTGGATGGCACCTCGTTTACCCGCAAATTCGTACCGGGACAGACGCTTTTCGGTAAGCGCCGGGCCTATCAACGCAAGGTCGCCTACGCGGAGTTTGAAGGCATTTGCTCCGGGGACATCCTGACGTTTGAGCCGAAAAACAGAAAGGTTCTGCTGCCGGAACTTCTGCCATTTATCTGCCAGAGCAATGCCTTTTTCGATCATGCACTTGGCACCTCAGCCGGTTCGCTGTCACCGAGAACCAGTTGGACCGCATTGCAAGATTTTGAATTCCAGCTGCCGCCCCTTGATGAACAGAAGCGCATTGCCGAGATCCTGTGGGCGGCCGATGAGGCATTTAATCAACATCAGCAGAGTAACGACAATCTGATGTCGGTAAAAAGAACCTTACTGAGTCGACTAACAGTCAGGGGAATTGGACAGCAGGCAACCCAGCACACCAGGCTTGGTGAAATACCAGTCCACTGGCGTCTCGCTACTGTTGAAGACGTAACATCGATTTGCCAATACGGTTTGTCTATACCTTTGAATGAATCTGGCCAATATCCGATTCTCCGAATGATGAACTACGACGATGGTCGGATCATTGCCAACGATTTGAAATACGTTGACTTAGATGATTCAGATTTCAATTCATTCAAGGTTCACAAAGGCGACATACTTTTCAATAGAACGAACAGTGCCGATTTGGTCGGAAAGGTCGGAATATTCGATCTTGAAGGGGATTATGTATTCGCATCATACCTGGTTCGCCTGAGAGCGGATGAGGACCAAATCCTTCCTGACTTCCTCAATTATTATCTGAATTCAGGTCTCGGCCAAAGAAGGCTTCTTGCCTATGCCACTCCCGGTGTGAGTCAAACCAATATCAGCGCAGGAAACTTGAAAAAGGTGCTGGTTCCACTACCTCCGATGGAGGAGCAGAAGCAGATTGTTGAAGTGCTCAATAATTTGGAGCTTAGAAAGCATCTTCAAAGGAACCATGTCGCCGAAGCACAAAAATGCTTGGCTGCTCTGATAAACAACCTGGTCGGAGCGACGATAGCTGAAGAGGTATCCCATGTTTAA
- a CDS encoding type I restriction endonuclease subunit R: MFNEENTVEQMVLDTLCGGVTSNMVAEELASYGGEIKGWRFVAAEELPRQHSDVLVESMVRDALIRLNPEIKAQPDRADEVLYRLRTIPLSVQSEGLVRANELFAEWLRGEKSMPFGERGEHTPVRLIDFENLSNNDYVVTNQWVYPVKEGGRRFDIIMLVNGIPLVVGEAKTPVRPAVTWVDGASDIHNGYEQSVPQMFVPNVLSFATEGKCYRYGSVRMPIDIWGPWHEGENKAEGTLADVQRSIRSMLRPHVVLDILQNFTLFATDKKHRRIKIICRYQQYEGANLMVARVVKGYPKKGLIWHFQGSGKSLLMVFAAQKLRMHRKLGNPTVMIVVDRIDLDTQITATFNAADIPNMIGAATRQELQSLLAADTRKIIITTIHKFGEADGRLNERSNIIVMVDEAHRTQEGDLGRKMRDALPNAFLFGLTGTPINKRDRNTFWAFGADEDGQGYMSRYSFQDSIRDKATLPLHFEAVDVKLHINKDAIDEAYSQMTDELSELDRDDLAKRAAKMAVLIKAPARVNAICQHIVKHFQEKVEPNGFKAQVVTFDRECCVLYKKAMDELVGPEASAIVMHTQGGKSDQYAEWKLAKDEEEKLLDRFRDPIDPLKFLIVTSKLLTGFDAPILQVMYLDKPMKDHNLLQAICRTNRVYPGKTHGLIVDYLGIFDDVATALDFDEKAVQKVITNLDELKKDLPGVVARCLAFFPGVDRTVGGYEGLIAAQDCLPDNETRDKFAAEYSVLSRLWEALSPDPCLGLYEKDYKWLTQVYESVKPPSGNGKLLWHALGAKTIELVHENVHLETVRDDLDTLVMDAEVLEGLLDAKDPDKKSREIEIKLIARLRKHKDNPKFVALGERLEKLKERHEQGLLHSLDFLKELLTLAKEVVQAEKQVDPVDEQAKAKAALTELFAEVKNGKTPMVIERIVTDIDEIVRLVRFPGWQNTKAGEREVQKALRKVIYVKYQVKDQDLFDKAFGYIRQYY, from the coding sequence ATGTTTAATGAAGAAAATACTGTCGAACAGATGGTTCTCGACACGCTCTGCGGCGGCGTGACTTCGAACATGGTTGCCGAAGAGCTCGCGAGCTACGGCGGCGAAATCAAAGGTTGGCGCTTCGTGGCCGCCGAGGAGCTGCCACGTCAGCACTCCGACGTGCTGGTGGAGTCGATGGTTCGCGATGCCCTCATCCGCCTGAATCCGGAAATCAAGGCCCAGCCCGACCGGGCCGACGAGGTGCTCTACCGCCTGCGGACCATTCCGCTGTCGGTGCAGAGCGAAGGTCTGGTGCGGGCCAACGAGCTGTTCGCCGAATGGCTGCGGGGCGAGAAGTCCATGCCCTTCGGCGAGCGTGGCGAACACACGCCGGTACGGCTGATCGACTTTGAGAATCTCAGCAACAACGATTACGTGGTTACCAACCAGTGGGTCTATCCGGTCAAGGAAGGCGGCCGCCGCTTCGACATCATCATGCTGGTCAACGGCATCCCGCTAGTGGTCGGCGAGGCCAAAACGCCGGTGCGCCCGGCGGTGACCTGGGTGGACGGGGCCAGCGACATCCATAACGGCTACGAACAGAGCGTGCCACAGATGTTCGTGCCCAACGTCCTCTCTTTTGCCACCGAGGGCAAGTGCTATCGCTACGGCTCGGTGCGCATGCCCATCGATATATGGGGGCCGTGGCACGAGGGCGAGAACAAGGCCGAGGGAACGCTTGCGGACGTGCAGCGCTCCATCCGCTCCATGCTGCGCCCCCATGTGGTGCTGGACATCCTGCAGAACTTCACCCTGTTCGCCACCGACAAGAAACACCGCCGCATCAAGATCATCTGCCGCTATCAGCAGTACGAAGGCGCTAACCTGATGGTGGCCCGCGTGGTCAAGGGCTATCCCAAGAAGGGCCTGATCTGGCATTTCCAGGGCTCGGGCAAGTCGCTGCTGATGGTGTTCGCGGCGCAGAAGCTGCGGATGCACCGCAAGCTCGGCAACCCCACGGTGATGATCGTGGTGGACCGCATCGACCTGGACACCCAGATCACCGCCACCTTCAACGCCGCCGATATCCCGAACATGATCGGAGCCGCCACCCGGCAGGAACTGCAAAGCCTGCTGGCGGCCGATACCCGCAAGATCATCATCACCACCATTCACAAGTTCGGCGAGGCGGACGGCCGCCTGAACGAGCGCTCGAACATCATCGTGATGGTGGACGAGGCGCACCGCACCCAGGAAGGCGACTTGGGCCGCAAGATGCGCGACGCGCTGCCCAATGCCTTTCTCTTTGGCCTGACCGGCACGCCGATCAACAAGCGGGACCGCAACACCTTCTGGGCCTTCGGCGCGGACGAGGATGGGCAGGGCTATATGAGCCGCTACTCGTTCCAGGACTCGATCCGGGACAAGGCCACGCTGCCACTGCATTTCGAGGCGGTGGACGTGAAGCTGCACATCAACAAGGACGCCATCGACGAAGCCTACTCGCAGATGACCGATGAGCTGAGCGAGTTGGATCGTGACGACCTGGCCAAGCGGGCCGCCAAGATGGCGGTGCTGATCAAGGCCCCGGCACGGGTGAACGCCATCTGCCAGCACATCGTCAAGCACTTCCAGGAGAAGGTGGAGCCGAACGGCTTCAAGGCCCAAGTGGTGACCTTCGACCGGGAGTGCTGTGTTCTCTACAAGAAGGCCATGGACGAGTTGGTCGGACCGGAGGCCAGCGCCATTGTCATGCACACCCAGGGCGGCAAATCCGATCAGTACGCGGAATGGAAGTTGGCCAAGGACGAGGAGGAAAAACTCCTCGACCGGTTCCGCGATCCGATTGACCCGCTCAAGTTCCTGATCGTCACTTCCAAGCTGCTGACCGGCTTCGATGCCCCCATTCTGCAAGTGATGTACCTCGATAAACCGATGAAGGATCACAACCTGCTGCAGGCCATCTGCCGCACCAACCGTGTTTACCCCGGCAAGACCCACGGCCTGATCGTGGATTACCTCGGCATCTTCGATGACGTGGCCACGGCCCTCGATTTCGATGAAAAGGCGGTGCAGAAGGTCATCACCAATCTGGACGAGCTCAAGAAGGATCTGCCCGGCGTGGTGGCGAGATGCCTGGCGTTCTTCCCTGGCGTGGACCGCACTGTTGGCGGCTACGAGGGGCTGATCGCGGCGCAGGATTGCCTGCCGGATAACGAGACCCGGGACAAATTCGCGGCGGAATACTCGGTGCTCTCCCGTCTGTGGGAAGCGCTGTCTCCCGATCCCTGTCTCGGCCTTTATGAAAAGGACTACAAGTGGCTGACCCAGGTCTATGAATCGGTGAAGCCGCCGAGCGGCAACGGCAAGCTGCTCTGGCACGCCCTGGGGGCCAAGACCATCGAGCTGGTGCATGAGAACGTGCATCTGGAAACGGTGCGTGACGATCTGGACACCCTGGTAATGGACGCCGAGGTCCTCGAAGGGTTGCTCGATGCCAAGGACCCGGACAAGAAATCCAGGGAAATCGAGATCAAGCTCATCGCCCGCCTGCGAAAGCACAAGGACAATCCGAAGTTTGTCGCCCTGGGCGAACGCCTCGAAAAGCTCAAAGAACGGCACGAACAGGGCCTGCTCCACAGCCTGGACTTCCTCAAGGAACTGCTGACTCTGGCCAAAGAGGTCGTCCAGGCCGAGAAGCAGGTGGACCCGGTCGATGAACAGGCCAAGGCCAAAGCGGCCCTGACCGAACTGTTCGCCGAGGTGAAGAACGGCAAGACGCCGATGGTGATCGAGCGGATCGTGACCGACATCGACGAGATCGTGCGGCTGGTCCGGTTCCCCGGCTGGCAAAACACCAAGGCCGGCGAGCGCGAAGTCCAGAAGGCTCTGCGCAAAGTGATTTACGTGAAGTACCAGGTCAAGGACCAGGATCTGTTCGACAAGGCGTTCGGGTATATCCGGCAGTACTACTGA
- a CDS encoding DUF3320 domain-containing protein: MDFLPQSTSDLTIESTFAPKVSFALHQNSVPVLLELAIRNDGQAPWEDLDLTLHSDPAFFRSRSWRISKLNPEQRYSIVDLDLQLDGGQLFRLTEAEKGQILFELRQGDTVLCRSEKPVELLARNQWGGLGQFPELAAAFVRPNDPAVDRVLKKAADLLLTAGKESALEGYAKGGKQRAWEIMSAVWQAVCSLGLDYALPPAGFEQQGQKVRSPERIVSNGLATCLDLSFLFASCLEQCQLNPLLVFLEGHAFAGAWLVPEIFATTMIDDVSALRKRLQLQEILLFEPTLVVRGQQEPAKFTWACQVGTHQVSEEEPRPFHLALDIRRARMERIRPLASEEVPISPASTETSATQVPDLLNLDDAPDLMEVETQVRPSDQLRPQDRLDRWQRKLLDLSLRNNLLNFRSSKRVVELMVPNPGRLEDLLADGKRFKLRPGVRPMQGTDPRDEALHQARHREEVGREHAMEGLGRGELFTRLSEEEMESRLVELFRASRLALQEGGANTLYLVLGFLVWNQGGKDARRLRAPLILIPVSLARQAVRSGFSLALHEDEPRFNLTLLEMLRQDFHLRLPALEGELPRDDSGLDVATIWRTMATAIKDMAGWEVAEDVCLGQFSFAKYLMWKDLAVHADQLRQNPVVHHLIDTPTQAYGDRTRFVPPERLDDVLPPSRNFCPLPADSSQLAAVVAAANGQDFVLEGPPGTGKSQTIANLIAQCLALDKTVLFVAEKTAALEVVYRRLKTIGLGEFCLELHSHKANKLEVLKQLRQSWEARADADQATWDEESARMGSLRDQLNALVERLHHRWPNGLCVFAAISKTLAGRDMPQLPLRWSAPESHDKASLDALLDIATRLGINATEVAGAAGGDLALVTGTEWSPGWETSLTAALREMLPVCEEMQRTSTAFFSATGLPEIALSESVRRALVELADMLPEAFGRDWSFLARPDAPDILSRLSEGLALVARRQALTAELREQDARLAEFADSHGGPSELWPGLEDTVQNILADLRACLPRIERGLEPSQGIAGEEPMSGRLDTLRGQLTTLTAEVRNTTQTFFARLRDGQALETRRRQLWGQLSRNYRPEALGIDLEGLRLVWQEAENAWWPKNALGRSRVRKALAAVTEAGRSNQSNEAQDLDVLLDIRRLDTKLAAFEDLQDQSSGEWPWAERQAAGQAAFDHLKEGLTLAANYFNLLTKIQEQDARLAAYADLGKLTSGLWSGLTTRSQDIEFARDLGERLKICLSGLYDRPESLGPGVEALKRLLGENNLLLSPSGAVTRTGADFATMARHYEPARTTMASLLGNEESKRGELEAMLPDVLAERCQVILSRTRLLRAWCAWNRVVGEARAQGLHSLVEALTKGELAGDQAREAFTVNYCRWWLCAAVDADPLLRRFVSVEHEQAIEDFRRLDQKLADLARNCIRARLRNGTPGIGDARNAPEWGLLRREMEKKRRHLPLRQLMEQIPTALPSLTPCLLMSPLSIAQYLPPGRTSFDLVVFDEASQIPVWDAIGAMARGKQVVVVGDPKQMPPTNFFNRAEDEDADDEVEIGGDMESILDECCGAGLPRQRLNWHYRSRHESLIAFSNHRYYGGSLVTFPSPLTDDRAVSLQFVEGAFYDKGGSRTNQAEAKAVVADIVRHLADPAFVENGKSIGVVTFNTQQQKLIEDLLDEERRRDPDLDRFFSDELTEPIFVKNLENVQGDERDLMYFSITYGPDQAGRVSMNFGPLNKDGGERRLNVAVTRAKHALKIFTCLLPDRMDLSRTRAKGVADLKLFLEYARRGIKALAEEATTPRGDFDSPFEEIVAEALSRRGWTAHPQVGVSTFRVDLGVVDPDRPGRYLAGVECDGAAYHRAATARDRDRLREQVLRDLGWEIVRTWSTDWWHDAETAANKLDASLRKILECTREETARIERERCRQVAEKVSEEKSAKRIEQSSPFGDRPAEPLPDPVPPAQATETASQPVLAELYAKRSTEDQALSETATPEPAIRDILADGEEVELAAAIREIMAVEGPIRADVLARRIAKRCGLHKAGSRIREKVLQVAEREFKGIKEDGALFLWPTDTIPGQWDRFRATVNDESRPADEICLAELVALARDVASQVAPEEDPVMVMARAMGLQRLRAVTRARLEKAWEASRSSCPAN, from the coding sequence ATGGATTTTTTACCGCAATCGACATCCGATCTGACCATAGAATCCACCTTCGCACCCAAGGTGTCCTTCGCCCTGCATCAGAACTCCGTCCCGGTTCTTTTGGAACTGGCCATTCGAAACGATGGGCAGGCCCCCTGGGAGGACCTGGATCTGACCCTCCACTCCGACCCAGCCTTTTTCCGCTCCCGAAGCTGGCGCATCAGCAAGCTCAATCCCGAGCAGCGCTACTCGATCGTCGACCTGGACCTGCAACTGGACGGCGGCCAGCTGTTTCGGCTCACCGAGGCCGAAAAGGGCCAGATACTGTTCGAACTCCGACAGGGCGATACGGTTCTCTGCCGGTCGGAAAAGCCGGTGGAACTCCTGGCCCGCAACCAATGGGGTGGTCTGGGCCAGTTTCCCGAGCTAGCCGCTGCCTTTGTGCGGCCCAACGATCCGGCCGTGGATCGGGTGCTCAAAAAAGCGGCCGACCTGCTGCTGACGGCGGGCAAGGAATCCGCTTTGGAGGGCTACGCCAAAGGCGGCAAGCAGCGGGCCTGGGAAATCATGTCCGCCGTATGGCAGGCGGTCTGTTCGCTGGGCCTGGACTATGCCCTGCCACCCGCCGGGTTCGAGCAGCAAGGCCAGAAGGTCCGTTCGCCGGAGCGGATCGTCAGCAACGGTCTGGCCACCTGCCTGGATCTAAGCTTTCTTTTCGCCTCCTGTCTGGAGCAATGCCAGCTCAACCCCTTGCTCGTCTTCCTGGAAGGACACGCCTTCGCCGGCGCATGGTTGGTACCGGAAATCTTCGCGACCACCATGATCGATGACGTCAGCGCCCTGAGAAAACGCCTGCAGCTTCAAGAGATCCTGCTCTTCGAACCCACCTTGGTCGTGCGGGGCCAGCAAGAACCCGCCAAGTTCACATGGGCCTGTCAGGTGGGGACGCATCAGGTTTCAGAAGAAGAGCCCCGTCCTTTCCATTTGGCCTTGGATATCCGGCGGGCCCGCATGGAGCGGATCCGTCCCTTGGCCAGCGAGGAGGTCCCAATCTCCCCGGCGAGCACTGAAACGTCAGCAACGCAGGTTCCTGATCTCCTGAACTTAGACGATGCCCCGGACCTTATGGAGGTCGAAACTCAGGTTCGCCCCTCGGACCAGCTCCGGCCTCAGGACCGCCTGGATCGCTGGCAACGCAAACTCCTGGATCTCTCGCTACGCAACAACCTGCTCAATTTCCGCTCCAGCAAACGCGTTGTGGAACTCATGGTCCCGAATCCCGGACGCTTGGAAGATCTGCTTGCCGACGGTAAACGGTTCAAGCTGCGGCCGGGTGTTCGTCCGATGCAGGGCACCGATCCCCGTGACGAGGCCCTGCATCAGGCCCGCCATCGGGAGGAGGTCGGACGTGAGCACGCTATGGAAGGCCTGGGCAGGGGAGAGCTTTTCACTCGCCTGTCCGAAGAAGAGATGGAAAGCCGGCTGGTGGAGCTGTTCCGTGCTTCCCGCCTGGCATTGCAGGAAGGCGGAGCCAACACGCTCTATCTCGTACTGGGCTTTCTGGTCTGGAACCAGGGAGGCAAGGACGCGCGCCGTCTAAGGGCTCCATTGATACTGATCCCGGTAAGCCTGGCCCGCCAAGCCGTGCGTTCCGGCTTCTCACTAGCCCTTCACGAGGACGAACCCCGCTTCAATCTGACCTTGCTGGAGATGTTGCGTCAGGACTTCCACCTGCGCCTGCCTGCCCTTGAGGGAGAGCTGCCCCGAGATGATTCCGGGCTGGATGTGGCGACCATCTGGCGCACGATGGCCACAGCCATCAAGGACATGGCCGGATGGGAGGTGGCCGAGGACGTGTGCCTGGGCCAGTTCTCCTTCGCCAAGTACCTCATGTGGAAGGACTTGGCCGTTCATGCCGACCAGCTCCGACAAAATCCCGTTGTGCACCATCTTATCGACACGCCCACCCAGGCATATGGCGACCGGACCCGGTTCGTGCCTCCGGAACGCCTGGACGACGTTTTGCCCCCCTCTCGGAATTTCTGCCCCCTACCGGCCGACTCCTCCCAACTCGCGGCGGTGGTGGCGGCGGCCAACGGCCAGGATTTCGTACTGGAGGGGCCGCCCGGGACCGGCAAGAGTCAGACCATCGCCAACCTCATCGCTCAATGCCTGGCCCTGGACAAGACGGTGCTCTTCGTGGCTGAGAAGACCGCCGCCTTGGAGGTGGTCTATCGCCGGCTCAAGACGATCGGCCTGGGCGAATTCTGTCTGGAACTCCATTCCCACAAGGCCAACAAGCTGGAGGTACTCAAGCAGCTCAGGCAATCCTGGGAAGCCCGGGCAGATGCGGATCAGGCGACTTGGGACGAGGAAAGCGCGCGCATGGGCTCCCTCCGCGACCAACTCAACGCCTTGGTCGAGCGCCTGCATCACCGCTGGCCCAACGGACTTTGCGTCTTCGCCGCCATCAGCAAGACCTTGGCCGGTCGGGACATGCCGCAGTTGCCGCTACGGTGGTCCGCTCCGGAAAGCCATGACAAGGCCTCGCTGGACGCCTTGCTGGACATCGCCACCCGGTTGGGCATCAACGCGACCGAGGTGGCCGGCGCGGCCGGGGGAGACTTGGCCCTGGTCACGGGCACGGAATGGTCGCCGGGATGGGAAACCTCCCTGACGGCGGCCCTCCGGGAGATGCTCCCCGTGTGCGAGGAAATGCAACGCACCTCGACGGCGTTTTTTTCTGCAACCGGCCTGCCGGAGATCGCCTTGTCCGAGTCTGTCCGCCGCGCCTTGGTCGAACTGGCCGACATGTTGCCCGAGGCCTTTGGACGGGACTGGAGCTTTCTGGCGCGGCCCGACGCCCCGGATATCCTCAGCCGACTGAGCGAGGGATTGGCCCTGGTGGCGAGGCGTCAGGCGCTCACAGCCGAACTCCGGGAACAGGACGCCAGACTCGCCGAATTCGCCGATTCCCATGGCGGGCCTTCCGAACTCTGGCCCGGCCTTGAGGATACGGTCCAGAACATTCTGGCGGATCTGCGGGCATGTCTCCCGCGAATAGAGAGAGGGTTGGAGCCGTCCCAGGGTATTGCTGGTGAAGAGCCCATGTCAGGTCGTCTCGACACGTTGCGGGGACAGCTCACGACCTTGACCGCCGAAGTACGAAACACGACCCAAACCTTCTTTGCCCGGCTGCGAGACGGGCAGGCCCTGGAGACCCGACGACGGCAACTGTGGGGCCAGCTTTCCCGCAACTATCGCCCCGAGGCCCTGGGGATCGATCTGGAGGGACTACGCCTCGTTTGGCAAGAAGCCGAAAACGCCTGGTGGCCCAAAAACGCTCTCGGCCGGAGCAGGGTGCGCAAGGCGCTCGCGGCCGTGACCGAAGCAGGCCGATCAAATCAATCTAACGAAGCCCAGGATCTGGATGTGTTGCTCGACATCCGGAGGCTTGACACAAAATTGGCCGCCTTCGAGGACCTACAGGACCAGAGCTCGGGCGAATGGCCATGGGCCGAACGACAGGCAGCCGGTCAGGCAGCCTTCGATCATCTGAAGGAAGGGCTGACCTTGGCGGCGAACTATTTCAATCTTCTGACCAAAATTCAGGAGCAGGACGCCAGGCTGGCGGCGTACGCGGACCTTGGCAAGTTGACCTCGGGCCTGTGGTCAGGCCTGACGACCAGGTCCCAGGATATCGAATTCGCGCGGGATCTGGGCGAACGCTTGAAGATTTGCCTGTCCGGCCTTTATGACCGGCCCGAATCCCTCGGCCCAGGCGTCGAGGCGTTGAAACGGCTGCTCGGCGAGAACAACCTTCTGCTCTCACCATCTGGCGCGGTGACACGGACCGGAGCCGATTTCGCGACGATGGCCCGCCACTACGAGCCGGCCCGAACCACCATGGCCAGTCTCCTTGGCAACGAGGAGTCGAAACGTGGCGAACTGGAAGCCATGCTCCCAGATGTCCTCGCCGAACGTTGCCAAGTCATCTTGTCCCGCACCCGGCTGCTCCGGGCCTGGTGCGCCTGGAATCGCGTGGTCGGCGAGGCCCGGGCGCAGGGATTACATTCTTTGGTCGAAGCCCTGACGAAAGGAGAATTGGCTGGCGACCAGGCTCGGGAAGCCTTTACCGTGAACTATTGCCGCTGGTGGCTTTGCGCGGCAGTGGACGCCGATCCACTGCTGCGGCGTTTCGTCTCGGTCGAGCACGAGCAGGCTATCGAGGATTTCCGCCGTCTGGACCAAAAGCTTGCCGATCTGGCCCGAAACTGCATCCGGGCCAGACTACGCAACGGCACCCCCGGAATCGGAGACGCACGCAACGCCCCGGAATGGGGCCTTCTGCGCCGGGAGATGGAAAAGAAACGCCGCCATTTGCCCTTGCGCCAGCTCATGGAGCAAATCCCCACAGCGCTCCCCAGCCTGACCCCCTGCCTGCTGATGAGTCCCCTGTCTATCGCGCAGTACCTGCCGCCGGGGCGGACCTCTTTCGATCTGGTGGTCTTCGACGAAGCAAGCCAGATCCCAGTCTGGGACGCCATCGGCGCCATGGCTCGGGGAAAACAGGTCGTGGTGGTGGGAGATCCCAAACAGATGCCCCCCACCAACTTCTTCAACCGGGCCGAGGACGAGGACGCCGACGACGAGGTGGAAATCGGCGGGGACATGGAGAGCATCCTGGACGAATGCTGCGGTGCCGGCCTGCCCCGCCAGCGTCTCAACTGGCATTATCGCAGCCGCCACGAAAGCCTGATTGCCTTCTCGAACCATCGCTATTACGGCGGCAGTCTCGTGACTTTTCCTTCCCCATTGACCGACGACCGTGCGGTCTCCCTGCAGTTCGTGGAAGGCGCTTTTTACGACAAAGGCGGCAGCCGGACCAACCAGGCCGAAGCCAAGGCGGTGGTGGCCGACATCGTCCGCCACCTTGCCGATCCCGCCTTCGTGGAAAACGGCAAGTCCATTGGAGTGGTGACCTTCAACACGCAGCAACAAAAATTGATTGAGGATCTCCTGGACGAGGAACGCCGCCGCGATCCCGACCTGGACCGTTTTTTCTCCGATGAGCTCACCGAGCCGATCTTTGTGAAAAACCTGGAAAACGTCCAGGGCGACGAGCGCGACCTGATGTATTTCTCCATCACCTATGGCCCGGACCAAGCCGGCCGGGTTTCCATGAACTTCGGCCCACTCAACAAGGATGGCGGTGAACGACGGCTCAATGTGGCCGTTACCCGTGCAAAACATGCATTGAAGATCTTCACGTGTCTCCTCCCGGATCGGATGGACCTTTCCCGCACCAGAGCCAAGGGCGTGGCCGACCTTAAGCTGTTCCTGGAGTACGCCCGTCGGGGGATCAAGGCCCTGGCCGAGGAGGCGACAACGCCCCGAGGAGATTTCGACTCGCCTTTCGAGGAGATCGTGGCCGAGGCCCTGTCACGGAGGGGCTGGACGGCGCATCCCCAGGTCGGCGTCTCGACCTTCCGCGTCGACCTAGGCGTGGTGGACCCTGACCGACCCGGCAGATATCTGGCCGGGGTGGAATGTGACGGAGCAGCCTACCACCGCGCCGCCACCGCGCGGGATCGAGACCGGCTCCGCGAACAGGTCCTGCGCGATTTGGGTTGGGAGATCGTGCGCACATGGTCCACCGACTGGTGGCATGACGCCGAGACGGCAGCAAACAAGCTTGATGCCAGCTTGCGCAAGATTCTGGAATGCACGCGCGAGGAGACGGCCAGGATTGAGAGAGAGCGGTGCCGCCAAGTGGCGGAAAAAGTCTCCGAGGAAAAGTCGGCCAAGAGGATCGAACAGTCGTCCCCATTCGGCGACCGGCCGGCGGAGCCCCTCCCTGATCCCGTACCTCCGGCGCAAGCGACAGAGACGGCATCCCAGCCCGTTCTCGCGGAACTCTACGCCAAGCGAAGCACCGAAGACCAGGCCCTATCCGAGACCGCCACGCCCGAACCTGCAATCCGGGACATCCTGGCGGATGGAGAGGAAGTGGAACTGGCGGCGGCAATCCGGGAGATCATGGCCGTGGAAGGCCCGATCCGGGCCGACGTCCTGGCCCGGCGCATCGCCAAGCGTTGCGGCTTGCACAAAGCCGGCAGCAGGATTCGGGAGAAAGTTCTCCAAGTGGCCGAGAGGGAGTTCAAGGGCATCAAGGAGGACGGTGCGTTATTTCTTTGGCCAACGGACACCATTCCCGGCCAGTGGGACCGCTTCCGGGCAACAGTAAACGACGAATCGCGGCCGGCAGACGAAATCTGCTTGGCCGAACTGGTCGCACTGGCACGGGATGTGGCATCTCAGGTCGCCCCGGAGGAAGACCCGGTGATGGTCATGGCTCGGGCCATGGGATTGCAGCGTCTTCGCGCCGTCACGCGGGCCAGACTGGAGAAGGCCTGGGAAGCAAGCCGATCATCATGTCCCGCAAACTGA